DNA from Brassica napus cultivar Da-Ae chromosome C4, Da-Ae, whole genome shotgun sequence:
AAACAGAATCAAGATAATGCAGCGCATCTAGATTTACTGCTTCAGATGCTTAAACAGTGAGATTGTCAGGTCAATTTGTTGCACATCTACATGTAATGCACACTTTTCATTCCTAACTATAACTCATTCTAATAGTACActcttaaaaaaattcattttgtaCAATATGATTGCCTCTTCTCTTAATTTTTTCCTACACAGTTGTTAgcacttaatttttttactcAGTGTGCTACACTCAAACAGTCCATTTTGCGTTATTGCCACCGCAGACAGTCATGCCAAATATTTTCATCAACGAATCTTTAAATTATATACATGAATGGACATACGGAAAGGAAAGCGATGAACTTACTCATACTTTCTAGAGAGTATCCGCAACACAAACAAAGCTCCATAAATTTGTTGATTTTGCAAGTTGTACTTCACCCAATCGAGAAGCCGTGGCCATTGTTCTGGGTAGTCAGCATATATGATTGTCTTGAGTGACTCTCCAAGTTGTGATCTGGATCAACAAATTTAGAAGAGAAACATAATTATGACCGacgttgagaaaaaaaaaactatagtgGTTGACGAgctttatagaaaaaaatataaattctgAAAATATCATCCACAGTTCACTGTTTCATGATATCTAGCACCTAAGGATAAAAGAAAGACACATACAAACATGCATGTTATATATAAGCTTGAAGACTATCAAGCATGCGAGATGATGGTACACGTAATAAGCCATTCATGTTATTGGATCTTTCTACCAATCACACCTCGAGCAGACAAATTTACCTGAGTAAGGTCGGAACTTGGGTGACATAGACGAGGATGTTGTCCCTCACCAATTCTTTGTCGCTTTGCAATATCATCGGCTGCTCTCCTGCACAGCCAGATACACGAATTAGCCTAAGAGCTTACGGTAATCAAGACGTAacaagaaatttcaaaaaaaaattattattattatttaccaGAATCATCAGGTGACCAGTTCTTAGCAATGAAGTTCTTGAACTGAATACTAGAAATCTGACGCACTGCCATGTCACAGTTCCCATCCACGGCTATCTGCAACAATCTCACCAAGTGCTGTGGCGTGTGCTGCAACTGTTAAGAGAAGAGAACAACGATAAACACACGCATCAGGAACCAATCAGACTCGCGAAGAATATCAAAAACCAGTAAAACGTATATACATCTCACGAGAATTCAAGTGAAAAAGTACTAAGAGACCTGATTGAGTTGCAGCTCAGAAGCTTTGCGTTCATCGGGATTGGGGCTGAGCGCGGCGGCTCGGAGGATCAAAGCGAGGCTTGGCAGATCCATCCTCCGGGGAGTTTGGAAATCGAGAAACCACTAGAGGAGCAGGTTGATTCGATTTGAATTTTCCGTACAACAGACCTGGAGAGAGCTCAATTGAGTATCGGAGATTCAGTTGAGGTTTTGGAGCTACAACAATGGCGgagaaggaggaagaagatgatggtaGGCGAGGGGGTTGAGAGGGACAAACAGAGCtggaggaaaaaatagagtattTAAATCCCTAGGGTTGTTTAACTAACCTTCATTCGGTTGACCCGGGTTGTCTGTGGCCGGTTTATATCGTACCGGGGTCTTCTCCAACTGAATTGATTACGTGTACGGGACAAATGAATAACGGACAAAGTTTTTCGTAATTttgcaacaaacaaaaaaaatcgaaatgtGATTTTTATTTGATGTACTCTTGAGAATTGTCATTGTTTTCCTAATATCGATGTATTCTTGAGAATTGCAATATTCgtatttgtttatatatggtCAATACATATCCAGATGGGAATATCATTGAAAGGAAATGGGGGTAATGATATTGTTTAGGCAAAGCATCCGCTATGCATatgtaatttgtatttttataaaagtttttttagtaattaaaattctaaagatAGTAAAAAAGCTCTCAACTAAAAATCACGTAAAATAAACTTTCAATTTTATttcgttaacatatgttacttTCCGTTTAACAAACCGGACGGAAGGTTACGTACGTGAACAgtttataagttgagggtttgTAATGTTGAAAATTTAGTTGATAGAgttttttacgattcaaaaataattgaagggttatcactaaaagtcatcaaaaattttaaaatctttgttATCATTTATACAATGTTTTAAATTGAtataagcctttaaaactaatttataaattttaacacaTTACTTTATAACTGATTCATAAagcttcataaatattttaataattttacatatgatTAATACGGtttcacaataattttataagtttttaattaCAATTTCTGCTACTTGTTAGGATTAAATAAGGGcaaattttcaaaatagcatctttctaagtttatatcacaaaatagcactcaaaaactaaaatgaccaaaatagcacatttctaagtttatcctttgaaaattttaatttttttatttttcaaaatttgaaaccttatccccaaaacttcacttctcaactctaaaccctaaaccctaaacgctaaaccctaaaccctaaaccctaaaccctaaactctaaaccctaaaaccctaaaccctaaaccctaaaccctaaatcctaaaccccactctttaactctaaatcctaagtttgtgacttttgataaaacattaagtgctatttttgtgacttttgatcttgagtgctagtttgggaacaaaaacttgatttagtgctatttttgtttttttctcattaAATAATCTAACATTATTAGTGATActattgaaacataaagtaatacaataaatcagaataatatatcaaatatattattttattgatcaaaaaaacaaaaatataacgtATTTGTTCAGAAATCaatgagaataaaaataatcatgcatTATCTTTGGGGGATGAGGAGAAAGTATGAGCCGGAGGACAGAAATCATGAAAGTAGGAAAAAGTGCGTCCTACtttaaattgaaaaattgaTTTCATGGATAAATTATCCTCGATACTACTTAAGACTTAATATaacttaaaaactttaaattatttgatatttgacaatgacgatataaacatacaaattttcttatatcactttgccaaatatcaaataatttaatattttgaagttatacTAAGTTGTAAGTAgtgttgaaaattattaatttaggatgtataaattgattttacaataaattaatatattaaaatttataaattagttttaaaggtttataaatcaatctaaaacaatgcataaatgataataaatatgataaaacatttaatgaattttagtgataaaaccaTTCAGctatttttgaatcgtaaaaaatCCCCTCAACTAAAATTTCAAGattataaaccctcaacttataaacTGTTAACGTATGTTACCCTCCATCAAGGTTTTTTAGATGGAAAGTACCATATGTTAACGGAATTAAAGTTGATGGTTTATTTCATAAGATTTTTAGCTCAGAGGTTTTTGTCGAAAGGTTTAATTgctaaaaatctttttataaaaCACTAACATCGTTTATTGTTTTATGTCCAAGTGTGTGATGAGCACGACCATCTCATAACTAATTTGCATGGATTCAAGTTTAGCACTTTCATTTctatagattttatattttttcgttTTAAGTGACTTTTGTATATTTCAGGTCAATTAAATTCTAGCCAATTTTTTTGTCGATTGAGgatttacatatattatttagaactagttttcttttttggtaaaaacatAGAACAAGTTAAAAACTAATGATTAGTGTTTGAAAAGAGTTTATGTCAAAGCCTGTAGATAACGCATcccattttttatttgtttaagaCATCTAAAATGCTAGAAACGGCTAATTCTAAAATCAATCaggaattttaaaaacaaaatgttacCATTAAAtaggatttttaaaaatcttcacTGTGCTTGAATAACTAGTGATGTGTTTGAATAATTATGGTCGTAGCCGTGGTGATGTATTTGAATAGTTATGGTTGTAGCCGAAGCTTAAAGAATGATAatgtttaatgtttttgaatAATCAGGTTTGTTATGATACAATCAAATAATCTAGTTAGTCCAATGGCCAAGACGGGCGTGAAGTGACTTTGCACATGGAACGTCTAAGCCAACGGTATAAAATCGAACCAATGGTAGATGTTCTGTGTGACAACGGTATAAAATCGAACCAATCGAACCAATGGTAGATGTTCTGTGTGACAACGGAATCCCAGAGGACTCGAACCCAGGTGCCTTGGGATCCAGTTCAGTCTAGTGTTACCACTAGGCTATTCTGTCTCGGCAACAGCGAGTTATTCAATCTCCGGAATCTAACCGTTTGATTAATAAGATCGAATCAATAAGATCGACGGTTGTTATTCAATTTAGTAGTGTATAGTATAtacttaaatcaaaatttcctttttattatccTAATCGTAATTACACAACTCTAAaagtttctttttctctctcaaCAGATCAAAGATTCAGACTCTAACTAGGTTTTAATTGCAGCGAAGTAAAGTATGACGTCGTCGACGGAATTTGTGAAGTCGTTAGGCAAAGGTTCGTTTGGTTCCGTCAATCTCATCAAGTTCACTAAACCCGACGGCTCGAAGCCATACTACCACGCTGTGAAAAGCTCAAACGCACAAGACTACGACTCTCTCTACAACGAGTTTCAGATTCTATCTAAACTTAGAGATTGTCCGAGAATTGTGCAAACGTTTGTTACATCTCTCCAGAGAGGTGTGAATGATAAcggaacaagagtttataacaTGTCGATGGAGTACGCAGCTGGCGGAAGTTTAACTTCGTTCATGGAAACAAGGTCGTTGACCGACACGATGATCAAAGACTTCACTCGTATGATTCTTGAAGGACTGGTCTCTGTTCATGATCACGGATACGTCCACTGCGACCTCAAACCGGACAATCTTCTTGTGTTTCCACGTGATGATGTTGGCGTAACGAAAGAAGTTTCGTATGAGTTGAAGCTTTCAGACTTTGGAATGTCGACAGAAGCTGGAGAGGAGTCGGTGTTTTGGGACTTTGATTCTCCCTACTTGGGAACGCCTCTTTACATGTCTCCCGAGTCTGTTAACTACGGCGTTGCCGACACATCGTTAGACTTGTGGTCGCTAGGTTGCGTTGTGTTGGAGATGTACACAGGACAGTCTCCGTGGCCGTTCCAGGACTCGGAAGAGCTTTTGTGTCATTTATTGGATGAGAAGGCGCCAGAGATTCCAGAGTCTCTTCCTTGGGAGGCAAGGCAGTTTCTGCAAACGTGCTTTGCAAGAAATCCTGT
Protein-coding regions in this window:
- the LOC111210855 gene encoding mitogen-activated protein kinase kinase kinase 20-like; amino-acid sequence: MTSSTEFVKSLGKGSFGSVNLIKFTKPDGSKPYYHAVKSSNAQDYDSLYNEFQILSKLRDCPRIVQTFVTSLQRGVNDNGTRVYNMSMEYAAGGSLTSFMETRSLTDTMIKDFTRMILEGLVSVHDHGYVHCDLKPDNLLVFPRDDVGVTKEVSYELKLSDFGMSTEAGEESVFWDFDSPYLGTPLYMSPESVNYGVADTSLDLWSLGCVVLEMYTGQSPWPFQDSEELLCHLLDEKAPEIPESLPWEARQFLQTCFARNPVERGSASDLLKHPFLLRGVSDEKRVMVTAAGSRIKSVAVLKSRVIMKKPIRVKILPPKTPQFKKVLNRPLRLKTIPPKPPGFNLVFVQSFCLSVSVCSVALLLGGRWCRAN